ATGGATGCAGTCTGGTCCCACACGGTTTATGTTATGAACACGATGAAAAGCAAGGGCGTGACCCCAGACTGGGTACAAATCGGCAATGAGACGAACAATGGAATGCTCTGGGATGACGGTAAAGCCTCGGTGAATATGAAAAACTATGCATGGCTCGTCAATACAGGCAATAACGCTGTAAAATCGGTAAGCAGCAGCACCAAGACGATCGTACATTTGGCTAACGGGGATAACGGTTCCACGTTAAACTGGAATATTGGCGGGCTGATTGACAATGGGGCCCAGTTTGACCTCGTCGGGCTGTCTCTGTATCCGTCTTCTTCTGACTGGCAGGGCAAGGTGGACCAGACGATTGCCAATGCCAATAGCCTCATTGCAAAATACGGCAAAGGCATTGTCATCAGTGAAATCGGGATGGATTATAATGAACCCGCAGCTTCCAAGGCATTTATTGCCGCTATCAAAACAAAGGTGCGGAACATCGGGGGTGGCAAAGGCGCAGGGGTATTTTATTGGGAGCCGGCTGCAACCCCAGGTTACAACAAGGGCTACAACAAAGGTGCTTGGCAGGCTGACGGAAAGCCAACCTCCGCTTTGGAAGGATTTCTAAACTAAACTAAAACGAATCTGAAACTAGTCTGAAACTAATTGTGGAAATGTCAAAGAACCTCTAATTCGCATGTTGTGCGGAATAGAGGTTCTCTATTTTTATCTATGACGGATGGATGAAGCTACATCCTTAGGCTTTTCGGTCGACTTTGAAGAATGAAATAAGCTCCTCCAGCTCACGAGACATCGACGACAGCTTGTCGGAGGCATCCACGATGGCAGCCATGGATTGGGCCTGCTCTCCGATCGTATGTTCAATTTCCTTGCTGCTGTCTGATGTTTTGCTGATCGTGGAGGATAACTCGTCAGAGGTTGCCGTCATTTCCTGTGTACTGGCTGAAATCTGTTCCGTTGCACTGGAAACCTCCTGAATTTGTGATGATACTTTATTGGCGGCATTTAAAATCTCTGAGAACATTTCACCTGTCTGTTTGGTAACTTCGAGTCCAATTTGGACCTCCTTCGAGCCGAGG
This DNA window, taken from Paenibacillus kribbensis, encodes the following:
- a CDS encoding glycoside hydrolase family 53 protein, with the protein product MKTSNRMILFAVLILLSSVLYPFGFAGLGTASAAPAFAKGADISWVAGMEAQGMTWKDKKGVRRDVLQILRDDYQINSVRIRVWVNPNMNDYASGYMNAEKAAELAQRAKKLGMSVMLTLHYSDSWADPGQQNKPYAWRNFNFTQLMDAVWSHTVYVMNTMKSKGVTPDWVQIGNETNNGMLWDDGKASVNMKNYAWLVNTGNNAVKSVSSSTKTIVHLANGDNGSTLNWNIGGLIDNGAQFDLVGLSLYPSSSDWQGKVDQTIANANSLIAKYGKGIVISEIGMDYNEPAASKAFIAAIKTKVRNIGGGKGAGVFYWEPAATPGYNKGYNKGAWQADGKPTSALEGFLN